The following are from one region of the Mustela lutreola isolate mMusLut2 chromosome 7, mMusLut2.pri, whole genome shotgun sequence genome:
- the LOC131836694 gene encoding homeobox even-skipped homolog protein 2-like: MRALSQKPVTLRGARPHPRAHACASQGFPACARCQSRSGACARYLRPTRVAGFPLLQAPAPHHPLPAPSQPVPFLSSRNGAGAARGRAPGTRLALGLALSATAPLAPPRALAQSVAPKAPLSSGGGGGSCFRFFLSFQSGVASSTQPPLPLPNGAAAAEGCGGGGGGGNWGRRRPPLLPPR; the protein is encoded by the coding sequence ATGCGCGCCCTCTCCCAGAAGCCTGTAACGCTAAGGGGCGCGCGCCCCCACCCGCGCGCGCACGCTTGCGCTAGCCAAGGCTTCCCCGCCTGCGCTCGTTGTCAGAGCCGCTCCGGCGCGTGCGCGCGCTATCTCCGGCCGACCCGAGTAGCCGGGTTCCCTCTGCTCCAGGCCCCCGCCCCACaccaccccctcccagcccccagccagccGGTCCCCTTCCTCTCCTCGCGGAATGGGGCCGGTGCTGCTCGGGGTCGCGCGCCCGGGACCCGGCTCGCGCTCGGTCTCGCGCTGTCAGCGACTGCCCCGCTCGCGCCGCCTCGCGCTCTCGCTCAGTCAGTGGCGCCGAAGGCTCCGTtaagcagcggcggcggcggcggttcCTGTTTccgtttcttcctctcctttcagtCGGGAGTAGCATcctccacccagccacccctcccactccccaacgGGGCAGCTGCGGCTGAGGgctgtggcggcggcggcggcggcggcaactGGGGACGGCGGAGACCGCCTCTGCTCCCGCCTCGG